In the Gossypium arboreum isolate Shixiya-1 chromosome 10, ASM2569848v2, whole genome shotgun sequence genome, one interval contains:
- the LOC108488784 gene encoding hexokinase-2-like, with protein MGKVAVRVSVVCGVAVAVTAAVVVHRKMKKSGKWEKAMEIVKEFEEKCATPISKLRQVADAMLVEMHAGLASEGGSKLKMLISYVDNLPTGNEKGLFYALDLGGTNFRVLRLHLGGKGRGIVSKQFEEVSIPRSLMTGTSDALFGFIVAELAKFVAQEGMDFELRPGRQRELGFTFSFPVLQSSISSGTLVRWTKGFSIEETVGRDVVAELTKAMEKQGLNMRVSAFVNDPVGTLAGGRFTNNDVVAAVILGTGSNAAYVERAHAIPKWHGLPLKSGEMVINTEWGNFKSSHLPLTEYDHELDAETLHPGEQIYEKVTSGMYLGEIVRKVLRRMAEEAAFFGDTVPPKLKVPFILGTPIISAMHQDTSPDLKVVANRLKDILEISNTSLKMRKVIVELCNIVATRGARLSAAGILSILKKMGRDTMREGEKQRTVIAMDGGLYEHYTEYRNCLENTLNELVGKEVSETVVLELANDGSGIGAAILAACHSKYLETDE; from the exons ATGGGGAAGGTTGCAGTTAGGGTGTCGGTGGTATGTGGGGTAGCGGTAGCAGTGACAGCAGCGGTGGTGGTTCATCGTAAAATGAAGAAGTCAGGGAAGTGGGAGAAGGCAATGGAGATAGTGAAAGAGTTCGAAGAGAAATGCGCGACCCCGATTTCGAAACTGAGACAAGTTGCTGATGCCATGCTTGTAGAGATGCATGCGGGCCTTGCCTCTGAAGGTGGCAGCAAACTCAAAATGCTCATCAGCTATGTTGACAATTTACCTACTGg GAATGAAAAGGGATTGTTTTATGCATTGGACCTCGGTGGAACTAACTTCCGTGTGTTACGATTACATTTGGGAGGGAAGGGCCGTGGTATCGTCAGTAAACAGTTTGAGGAGGTGTCAATTCCTCGGAGTTTGATGACAGGGACTTCAGAT GCATTGTTTGGCTTTATTGTAGCAGAACTAGCAAAATTTGTAGCTCAAGAAGGCATGGATTTTGAACTACGTCCCGGTAGGCAGAGGGAACTTGGTTTTACTTTCTCATTTCCCGTGTTGCAATCATCCATTTCTTCTGGAACACTTGTTAGGTGGACAAAAGGCTTCTCTATAGAAGAAACA GTCGGCCGAGATGTGGTAGCAGAATTGACGAAAGCCATGGAAAAACAAGGCCTTAACATGCGTGTTTCAGCTTTT GTCAATGATCCTGTTGGGACACTAGCTGGAGGTCGTTTCACCAACAATGATGTTGTTGCTGCTGTGATCCTCGGTACTGGATCAAATGCCGCATATGTTGAACGTGCCCATGCGATACCAAAATGGCATGGTCTACCGCTCAAATCAGGAGAGATG GTCATTAATACGGAGTGGGGTAACTTTAAGTCGTCGCATCTTCCACTAACAGAGTACGATCATGAACTCGATGCTGAGACTTTACACCCTGGTGAGCAG ATTTATGAGAAGGTAACATCTGGTATGTACTTGGGAGAAATAGTCCGTAAAGTCTTGCGTAGGATGGCTGAGGAAGCCGCTTTTTTTGGTGACACAGTTCCACCGAAACTTAAAGTGCCGTTTATATTGGG AACACCTATCATATCTGCCATGCATCAGGACACTTCCCCTGACCTCAAAGTGGTAGCCAATCGCTTGAAAGACATTCTTGAG ATATCAAATACCTCCCTGAAGATGAGAAAAGTAATTGTTGAGCTTTGCAACATTGTAGCAACGCGCGGGGCACGTCTTTCGGCTGCCGGGATACTAAGTATTCTGAAGAAAATGGGAAGAGATACAATGAGGGAAGGGGAGAAACAAAGGACGGTGATAGCAATGGACGGCGGACTATATGAACACTATACGGAATACCGTAATTGCTTGGAGAACACCCTAAATGAATTGGTCGGAAAAGAGGTGTCTGAAACCGTTGTACTCGAGCTTGCAAATGATGGTTCTGGCATTGGAGCTGCTATTCTTGCTGCTTGTCATTCAAAGTATCTGGAAACGGATGAATAA
- the LOC108486982 gene encoding uncharacterized protein LOC108486982, with protein sequence MKGSERKVSFSSSPIKSYASPNGSDENDRSNQQMDLNLQTQKKQAGKTFMSPTICAASKVSFPRKKVLAERNESLGSNSYNTHFSKSPCLDSKRSPKIISKTCQKNSPNLDPKVASEDPFSHNTPLSYNSRDGTPSPGPYDPLNNYLSPRPQFLRYNPSKRKEIFLRLEMEGKEGDDEADTVSSDNSSLASSPSQEDEEIGDKYESLLEQEDEESDTECEEEAEEEVAWSLRGVLKYFLLSVVLLLSTSYISSMNSSVSAPAFEAPILGFHNISFGIGEGFEIGYKFLDGKQEHLGLLSFTQAIADEAIEEEMTENASMGHIVNVGLELKDRIVEAEELVEEENKKACEEELIMMEEASEELAENIELQEIDETGEKIEDVKEDGETHDVIEEELVETGEVFDEMARDIEQQGQQTAEEVGFLQGDHQTSLLSEGTDSSEEIREVPKETSDTDIVQTQVMRFRNAVSMLEKWSESLALNLQEVNPLKGLNQRMGTEVFLKVAFGVLTISAIVASFALGSNIRRKGTAASKQSSLVDKQSTQPAVKEKPSLPLPVEREEPKELAIPYTMPLITSAVESGAPSVELLAEFEVGAISRSLKSSAISSRMNEEMSSSHSYSSEKELGNKDHQQCFSEMSAVNSTSSERSTAKKKHLGKELGSNDSAGAKGEGRNKEVTTPLRRSARIQNRADIVSP encoded by the exons ATGAAAGGTTCTGAGAGAAAAGTCTCTTTCTCGTCTTCTCCTATCAAATCATATGCTTCTCCCAATG GTTCGGATGAGAATGATAGAAGCAATCAGCAAATGGATTTGAATCTGCAAACACAGAAGAAGCAAGCTGGGAAGACTTTCATGTCACCCACCATTTGTGCAGCTTCAAAGGTCAGTTTCCCAAGAAAGAAAGTCTTAGCTGAAAGAAATGAATCTCTAGGATCCAACTCCTACAATACCCATTTCTCCAAATCCCCTTGTCTTGATTCTAAGCGCTCCCCAAAGATCATTTCCAAAACTTGCCAGAAGAATTCCCCAAATCTTGATCCCAAAGTCGCTTCTGAAGACCCTTTCTCTCACAACACACCCTTATCTTACAATTCCAGAGATGGGACACCCTCACCAGGTCCTTATGACCCATTAAACAATTACCTTTCCCCAAGGCCTCAATTCCTTAGGTATAATCCTAGCAAGCGAAAGGAGATCTTTTTACGCCTTGAAATGGAGGGAAAAGAAGGAGATGATGAAGCTGATACTGTATCTAGTGACAATTCTTCTCTGGCCTCTTCTCCTTCACAAGAAGATGAAGAAATAGGTGACAAATATGAGAGTCTTTTGGAGCAAGAAGATGAAGAATCTGACACTGAATGCGAAGAAGAGGCAGAGGAGGAAGTAGCATGGAGTTTGAGAGGAGTGTTGAAATATTTCCTTTTGTCGGTTGTGTTATTACTAAGTACATCATATATTTCCTCCATGAATTCCTCCGTCTCTGCACCAGCTTTTGAGGCCCCAATACTTGGTTTTCATAATATCTCCTTTGGAATAGGTGAGGGTTTTGAGATTGGATACAAGTTCTTGGATGGAAAACAGGAGCATTTGGGTTTACTGAGCTTTACCCAAGCTATTGCGGATGAGGCAATTGAGGAAGAGATGACAGAAAATGCTAGCATGGGACACATTGTTAATGTTGGCTTGGAGCTAAAGGATAGAATTGTTGAAGCTGAAGAGTTGGttgaagaagaaaacaaaaaggcATGTGAAGAAGAATTGATTATGATGGAAGAAGCTTCTGAGGAACTTGCTGAGAATATTGAATTGCAGGAGATAGATGAAACTGGGGAGAAGATTGAAGATGTAAAGGAAGATGGTGAAACACATGATGTTATTGAAGAGGAATTGGTGGAAACAGGAGAAGTTTTTGATGAGATGGCAAGGGATATTGAGCAGCAGGGGCAGCAAACTGCTGAAGAGGTTGGATTCTTACAGGGTGATCATCAAACAAGTCTGTTGTCTGAAGGAACAGATTCTTCAGAGGAGATAAGGGAGGTTCCAAAGGAAACCAGTGATACTGACATCGTTCAAACCCAAGTTATGCGATTCAGGAATGCAGTCAGTATGCTGGAGAAGTGGAGCGAATCCCTTGCTCTAAATCTTCAGGAAGTGAATCCACTGAAAGGGCTCAACCAGCGCATGGGGACtgaagtatttctcaaagttgcGTTTGGGGTTTTAACAATTTCTGCCATTGTTGCATCCTTTGCATTGGGATCCAACATTAGGCGAAAGGGAACTGCAGCCTCAaagcaatcatctttggtggaTAAGCAATCAACCCAACCGGCAGTGAAGGAAAAACCAAGTTTGCCACTTCCAGTTGAAAGAGAGGAGCCAAAAGAGCTTGCCATTCCTTACACCATGCCTTTGATTACCTCGGCGGTGGAGAGTGGAGCACCTTCAGTTGAGTTGCTGGCTGAATTCGAGGTCGGCGCAATAAGTAGATCACTTAAGAGTTCTGCTATAAGCAGCAGAATGAATGAAGAAATGAGCAGCAGTCATTCTTATTCTTCAGAGAAGGAGTTGGGGAACAAGGATCATCAACAATGTTTCTCAGAGATGTCTGCTGTGAACTCCACTTCATCTGAAAGATCCACCGCCAAGAAGAAACATTTAGGGAAAGAGTTGGGAAGCAATGACTCG GCAGGAGCGAAGGGAGAAGGGAGGAATAAGGAGGTGACAACTCCACTGAGGCGATCAGCCAGAATCCAAAATCGTGCAGACATTGTATCCCCATGA